In one window of Arthrobacter pascens DNA:
- a CDS encoding Bug family tripartite tricarboxylate transporter substrate binding protein translates to MKHFPTRRTVLGVASAVTLLALTACGNVAGGKANSANYPSGPINLTVGQAAGGSTDLIARALAEGASKTLGQPMPVVNKPGANGALATKEVAGKPADGQELVLLTASLITITPLAVTQDEAISVDDLDIIAGLSQDDYVLVASTQSGFKTFKDVAGAGRNVTFGTTGVGTGSQLAQTVLFKQAEVKGTDIPFDSGKPALTAVLGNQVELATIQLGEAMPQIVAGKVSPLLVFSEERNSYLPDTPTAKETGYDVPVAQYRAVAAPKGTPAEVKEKLLAAFQDTFKSDAYKEFNKKNMLTPKEISGEEVVADWKGYAAKYKELVEKYDISLSGNK, encoded by the coding sequence ATGAAGCACTTCCCCACCCGCCGCACGGTTCTCGGAGTGGCCTCCGCCGTCACACTGTTGGCGCTCACGGCCTGCGGCAACGTCGCGGGCGGCAAGGCCAACTCAGCCAACTACCCGTCAGGACCCATCAACCTCACCGTGGGCCAGGCCGCCGGCGGCAGCACCGACCTGATCGCCCGGGCCCTCGCCGAAGGCGCCTCCAAGACCCTCGGCCAGCCCATGCCCGTCGTGAACAAGCCCGGCGCCAATGGCGCCCTGGCTACTAAGGAAGTGGCCGGGAAGCCCGCCGATGGACAGGAGCTGGTCCTCCTCACGGCATCACTGATCACCATCACTCCGTTGGCCGTCACCCAGGACGAAGCCATCAGCGTCGATGACCTGGACATCATCGCCGGGCTGTCGCAGGACGACTATGTCCTGGTGGCCAGCACCCAGTCCGGATTCAAGACGTTCAAGGACGTGGCCGGCGCCGGCCGCAACGTCACCTTCGGCACCACCGGTGTAGGCACCGGAAGCCAGCTCGCCCAGACCGTGTTGTTCAAGCAGGCCGAGGTCAAGGGCACAGACATCCCCTTTGACAGCGGCAAGCCAGCCCTGACGGCGGTCCTCGGCAACCAGGTGGAGCTCGCCACCATCCAGCTCGGCGAGGCCATGCCCCAGATCGTGGCGGGCAAGGTCTCGCCCCTGCTGGTCTTCTCGGAGGAACGCAACAGCTACCTGCCGGACACTCCCACCGCCAAGGAAACCGGCTATGACGTGCCCGTAGCCCAGTACCGCGCGGTCGCGGCGCCCAAGGGCACGCCCGCAGAAGTCAAGGAGAAGCTGCTCGCCGCCTTCCAGGACACCTTCAAGTCGGACGCCTACAAGGAGTTCAACAAGAAGAACATGCTGACCCCGAAGGAGATTTCCGGTGAGGAAGTCGTCGCTGACTGGAAGGGATACGCAGCGAAGTACAAGGAACTGGTGGAGAAGTACGACATCAGCCTTAGCGGAAATAAGTGA
- a CDS encoding tripartite tricarboxylate transporter permease, translating into MDFLNPVINGFAVVLEPTNLLYCLIGVVIGMLIGVLPGLGPAATIAILLPLTYNVEPVTAIIMLAGIFYGAQYGGTITSVLLRLPGEASSVVTVFDGYQMAKQGRAGTALGLASIGSFIGGTASIVGLTFLAPLVASFALDFGPPEYSALAMLGILLVATISSGSKAKALIAAALGLLLATVGRDIFTGESRFTFGSLPLADGIDFVPIAMGIFGLGEILYNLEERHRAAKAPSKVTNVWPSRRDLKQASGAIGRGSVLGFFLGILPGGGATIASMASYAMEKKRAKQPERFGKGAPEGVAGPETANNAAATSSFIPLLTLGIPANATMALMFGALLIQGVTPGPQLVEQNPELFWGVVNSMYIGNILLLIMSLPLVGIFVKILRVRAAILAPVTALITLLGAYTINNSMFDVTLVVVFGIVGYLMKKFGFEPGPLVLAFVLGELLESSMRRSLLVFGGDPLGFFGRPISATLLLVFVLVAVLPIIRGAISKRKSTAPTAVTPEIKEKV; encoded by the coding sequence GTGGATTTTCTGAATCCCGTTATCAACGGATTTGCGGTTGTCCTGGAGCCGACCAACCTCCTCTACTGCCTGATTGGCGTCGTGATCGGCATGCTGATCGGTGTGCTGCCCGGCTTGGGGCCCGCGGCAACCATCGCCATCCTGCTTCCGCTCACCTACAACGTGGAGCCTGTCACGGCCATCATCATGCTGGCCGGCATCTTCTACGGCGCACAGTACGGCGGCACAATTACCTCCGTGCTACTGCGGCTCCCCGGGGAGGCGTCCTCCGTGGTCACCGTCTTCGACGGCTACCAGATGGCAAAGCAGGGCAGGGCAGGTACGGCGCTGGGACTGGCTTCCATCGGCTCGTTCATCGGCGGAACCGCCTCGATCGTCGGGCTGACGTTCCTGGCGCCGCTTGTGGCGAGTTTCGCCCTCGACTTCGGGCCGCCGGAGTACAGCGCCCTGGCGATGCTCGGCATCCTGCTGGTAGCCACGATCAGCAGCGGATCGAAGGCGAAAGCGCTGATCGCCGCCGCGCTGGGGCTCCTGCTCGCCACGGTTGGCCGGGACATCTTCACCGGTGAAAGCCGTTTCACCTTCGGCAGCCTGCCTCTGGCCGACGGCATCGATTTTGTACCGATCGCCATGGGCATCTTCGGGCTCGGCGAAATCCTCTACAACCTTGAGGAACGGCACCGGGCGGCCAAGGCGCCGTCGAAAGTCACCAACGTCTGGCCGTCCCGGCGTGACCTCAAGCAGGCCTCCGGCGCCATCGGCCGCGGATCAGTCCTCGGCTTCTTCTTGGGAATCCTTCCCGGCGGCGGTGCCACCATCGCCTCCATGGCGTCCTACGCCATGGAAAAGAAGCGGGCCAAACAGCCGGAGCGCTTCGGCAAGGGTGCACCCGAAGGCGTGGCCGGACCGGAAACCGCGAACAATGCGGCCGCCACGTCCTCTTTCATCCCGCTGCTGACGCTGGGCATCCCGGCCAACGCCACCATGGCGCTGATGTTCGGCGCGCTGCTGATCCAGGGCGTCACCCCCGGCCCGCAGCTGGTGGAACAGAACCCCGAGCTCTTCTGGGGCGTGGTGAACTCCATGTACATCGGCAACATCCTGCTGCTGATCATGAGCCTGCCGCTGGTGGGGATCTTCGTGAAGATCCTCCGGGTCCGGGCCGCCATCCTGGCGCCGGTCACGGCCCTCATCACGCTGCTGGGTGCCTACACCATCAACAACAGCATGTTCGATGTTACGCTCGTCGTCGTCTTCGGCATCGTCGGCTACCTCATGAAGAAGTTCGGCTTCGAACCCGGCCCGCTGGTGCTGGCGTTCGTGCTCGGCGAACTGCTGGAAAGCTCAATGCGCCGCTCCCTGCTGGTCTTCGGCGGCGATCCCCTCGGCTTCTTCGGCCGTCCGATTTCGGCAACGCTGCTGCTGGTCTTTGTCCTGGTGGCAGTGCTTCCGATCATCCGTGGTGCCATATCCAAGCGCAAATCCACTGCCCCCACAGCTGTCACGCCTGAAATCAAGGAGAAGGTATGA
- a CDS encoding universal stress protein, which produces MSIIVGFVPTPAGEAALTAGIAEAKLRNEDLVIVNSAREGALVDKSVAPDNVLAQAASRAAEAGVTARVIQPPYLHDLADEFLDVAREADASLIVIGLRHRTQVGKFILGSHAQRILMQADRPVLAVKADGAGF; this is translated from the coding sequence ATGAGCATCATCGTCGGATTCGTCCCCACACCCGCAGGGGAGGCCGCGCTGACGGCAGGCATTGCTGAGGCCAAGCTCCGCAATGAGGACCTGGTGATCGTCAATTCTGCGAGGGAAGGCGCGCTGGTGGACAAATCAGTGGCACCCGACAACGTCCTGGCACAGGCGGCCAGCCGTGCAGCGGAGGCCGGCGTCACCGCCAGGGTCATTCAGCCTCCGTACCTGCATGACCTCGCTGACGAGTTCCTCGACGTTGCCCGAGAGGCTGACGCTTCGCTGATCGTCATCGGACTCAGGCATCGGACCCAGGTGGGAAAGTTCATCCTGGGCAGCCACGCCCAGCGCATCCTGATGCAGGCCGACCGCCCCGTATTGGCGGTCAAGGCTGACGGAGCCGGTTTCTAG
- the kdgD gene encoding 5-dehydro-4-deoxyglucarate dehydratase, with translation MAKYSPQELADSLKEGLLSFPVTSFDAQLQFDEENYRKHLAWQASFPVAGLFAAGGTGEGFSLSAAESERVVRTAVEEVGGQVPVLASAGGSTVQAIENAKAAEAAGAEGILLLPPYLTEADQGGLIDHVSAICSATSLGVIIYNRANAIYKDTTVATLAERHENLIGFKDGVGDLEHDARVYAKLGDRLFYLGGLPTAETFALPLLQLGMSTYSSAMYNFVPQFALDFYQDVRNNDRVAVNKKLNDFVIPYLDIRDRVKGYSVSIVKGGLDAIGRSAGGVRPPLQNLAPQDLADLKALVATVS, from the coding sequence GTGGCAAAGTACTCCCCCCAGGAACTGGCAGACTCCCTCAAGGAAGGCCTGCTGTCTTTCCCGGTAACGTCGTTCGATGCGCAGCTGCAGTTCGATGAGGAGAACTACCGCAAGCACCTCGCCTGGCAGGCGAGCTTCCCGGTGGCCGGCCTCTTCGCAGCGGGCGGCACGGGCGAAGGTTTCTCCCTCTCAGCTGCGGAGTCCGAGCGTGTGGTCCGCACCGCCGTCGAGGAAGTAGGCGGCCAGGTGCCAGTCCTGGCTTCTGCCGGCGGCTCCACTGTCCAGGCCATCGAGAATGCCAAGGCTGCGGAGGCCGCAGGCGCAGAGGGCATCCTGCTCCTTCCCCCCTACCTCACCGAAGCGGACCAGGGTGGTCTGATTGACCACGTCAGCGCCATCTGCAGCGCCACGTCGCTGGGTGTCATCATCTACAACCGCGCCAATGCCATTTATAAGGACACCACCGTGGCAACCCTCGCGGAGCGCCATGAGAACCTCATTGGCTTCAAGGACGGCGTGGGCGACCTCGAACACGATGCCCGCGTCTATGCCAAGCTCGGCGACCGCCTCTTCTACCTCGGCGGCCTTCCCACGGCGGAGACCTTCGCCCTCCCGCTGCTCCAGCTCGGTATGAGCACCTACTCCAGCGCAATGTACAACTTTGTTCCGCAGTTCGCCCTGGACTTTTACCAGGACGTCCGGAACAACGACCGTGTGGCCGTCAATAAGAAGCTCAACGACTTCGTGATCCCCTACCTGGATATCCGGGACCGCGTGAAGGGCTACTCCGTCTCCATCGTCAAGGGCGGCCTGGATGCCATCGGCCGCTCGGCAGGCGGGGTCCGCCCGCCGCTGCAGAACCTGGCGCCGCAGGACCTGGCGGACCTCAAAGCTCTCGTCGCCACCGTCTCCTGA
- a CDS encoding LysR family transcriptional regulator, which translates to MFTFDQLAGFIAVAEELHFGRAAEKLNMTQPPLSRQIQKLEKSIGTELLERDNRKVKLTPAGNAFLDEARRLIALANRAPITARRIATGRSGVLRVGFTAASGFSILGPLLEEIVAILPQVDIDLQELVTGEQIQGLLTGELDLGLARPPFDRDVFDSHLLYRESMMLAVPAGHRLAGLSRPIEDADLRDEALIMHSPTKAAYFYDLVVRMHDIQHGNVLHTVSQILTMVSLVAARRGVAFVPHSATLLAIKGVEFLPLAGSGREDPVELHAIWNRKVANPALRRLLQDLEFRTE; encoded by the coding sequence ATGTTTACTTTTGACCAACTGGCCGGATTCATCGCCGTCGCCGAAGAACTCCATTTCGGACGGGCAGCCGAAAAGTTGAACATGACCCAGCCGCCGCTTAGCCGCCAGATCCAGAAACTGGAGAAAAGCATCGGCACGGAGTTGCTGGAGCGCGATAACCGTAAGGTAAAGCTCACGCCTGCCGGGAACGCGTTCCTGGACGAGGCCAGGAGGCTCATCGCCTTGGCAAACCGCGCCCCGATCACCGCCCGCAGGATCGCCACCGGACGCTCGGGCGTGCTCCGTGTCGGCTTCACGGCGGCCAGCGGGTTCAGCATCCTGGGCCCGCTCCTGGAGGAGATCGTGGCCATTCTTCCCCAGGTGGACATTGACCTCCAGGAACTGGTGACCGGCGAGCAGATCCAAGGCCTCCTCACTGGCGAGCTGGACCTGGGCCTGGCGCGGCCCCCGTTCGACCGGGACGTCTTTGATTCGCACCTGCTCTACAGGGAGTCCATGATGCTGGCCGTCCCGGCAGGCCACCGGCTGGCGGGCCTTTCCCGGCCCATCGAAGACGCCGACCTCCGGGACGAAGCCCTCATCATGCACTCGCCCACCAAAGCGGCGTATTTCTACGATCTGGTCGTCCGCATGCATGACATCCAGCATGGGAATGTCCTCCACACGGTGAGCCAGATCCTCACCATGGTTTCCCTGGTTGCAGCCAGGCGCGGGGTGGCCTTTGTCCCCCATTCGGCCACGCTGCTCGCCATCAAGGGCGTCGAATTCCTGCCTCTCGCCGGCAGCGGCAGAGAAGACCCCGTTGAGCTGCACGCGATCTGGAACCGCAAGGTGGCTAACCCAGCCCTGCGACGCCTCCTTCAGGACCTGGAGTTCAGGACGGAGTAG
- a CDS encoding aldehyde dehydrogenase (NADP(+)), giving the protein MTLTGHSLIAGQPVVGAGKTAFGLNPATNAALEPTYTLITEEQLTTATVAAAAAYPSFSTLDPDTHAAFLDAIADNIEAIGEELIIRAGQETGLPAARLQGERARTTGQLRLFASVVRQGDFRGVRIDPAIPDRTPMPRVDIRQRQIPLGPVAVFGASNFPLAFSTAGGDTASALAAGCPVVFKAHNAHPGTSELVGQAVVKAVKDFNLHPGVFSLIYGPGASIGQALVADPAIKAVGFTGSQAAGIALMRTAAGRPEPIPVYAEMSSLNPVFVFEGALSGSAEQINALAAQYVTAVTASSGQLCTSPGLLFAPAGEPGDKLAAAVAHAVSACAGQTMLTEGIAGSWNQGTETLGSAAGVAVVGQGTPGPTENAPAPTIFGTHISEFVANHVLHEEIFGAASLVIRYSSTDELVEAVNRLEGQLTASLQLTAEDYPTAAPLIPALEQKVGRIIVNGWPTGVEVGHAMVHGGPFPATSDSRITSVGTLAINRFLRPVAYQNIPQELLPVPLQDTNPWHLNRRIDGVIEAAAVVKDEVNA; this is encoded by the coding sequence ATGACACTCACCGGACATTCCCTGATCGCCGGGCAGCCCGTCGTCGGCGCCGGCAAGACCGCTTTCGGCCTCAACCCCGCCACCAACGCGGCGCTTGAACCCACATACACGCTGATCACCGAGGAACAGCTGACGACGGCGACCGTAGCCGCCGCCGCTGCGTACCCGTCCTTCAGCACCCTGGACCCCGACACCCATGCGGCCTTCCTCGATGCCATTGCGGACAACATTGAAGCCATTGGCGAGGAGCTCATCATCCGCGCCGGCCAGGAAACGGGCCTGCCCGCCGCCCGGCTGCAGGGCGAGCGTGCCCGCACCACCGGCCAGCTCCGCCTGTTCGCGTCCGTGGTCCGGCAGGGCGACTTCCGCGGCGTCCGGATTGATCCGGCCATCCCGGACCGTACGCCGATGCCCCGGGTTGATATCCGCCAGCGCCAGATCCCGCTGGGCCCTGTGGCCGTGTTCGGTGCCAGCAACTTCCCGCTGGCGTTCTCGACGGCGGGAGGCGACACGGCTTCGGCCCTCGCCGCCGGCTGCCCGGTGGTCTTCAAAGCCCACAACGCCCACCCGGGCACCAGCGAGCTCGTCGGCCAGGCCGTGGTTAAAGCAGTCAAGGACTTCAACCTTCATCCCGGCGTGTTCTCCCTGATCTACGGCCCCGGGGCCAGCATCGGCCAGGCCCTCGTGGCCGATCCCGCCATCAAGGCTGTCGGCTTCACCGGCTCCCAGGCAGCCGGCATCGCGCTGATGCGCACCGCCGCGGGCCGGCCCGAACCTATCCCGGTTTACGCGGAAATGTCCTCGCTGAACCCGGTCTTCGTCTTCGAAGGCGCCCTCAGCGGCTCCGCCGAACAAATTAACGCGCTGGCCGCCCAGTACGTCACCGCCGTCACCGCCAGCTCCGGCCAGCTCTGCACCTCCCCCGGCCTGCTGTTCGCCCCCGCCGGCGAACCCGGGGACAAACTGGCTGCCGCCGTCGCACACGCCGTCTCCGCCTGCGCCGGCCAGACCATGCTGACCGAAGGAATCGCCGGCTCCTGGAACCAAGGAACCGAGACGCTCGGCTCAGCTGCCGGCGTCGCCGTCGTGGGACAGGGCACTCCCGGACCCACCGAAAACGCCCCCGCCCCCACCATCTTCGGAACGCACATCAGCGAGTTCGTCGCCAATCACGTGCTGCACGAGGAAATCTTCGGCGCCGCGTCCCTGGTGATCCGCTACTCCTCCACCGACGAACTCGTCGAAGCCGTCAACCGGCTTGAAGGCCAGCTCACCGCGTCGCTGCAGCTCACCGCGGAGGATTACCCGACGGCGGCACCCCTGATCCCGGCACTCGAGCAGAAGGTGGGGCGCATCATCGTCAACGGCTGGCCCACCGGCGTCGAAGTCGGCCACGCCATGGTCCACGGCGGACCCTTCCCCGCCACCTCGGACTCCCGCATCACATCCGTCGGCACGCTTGCGATCAACCGTTTCCTGCGGCCGGTCGCCTACCAGAACATCCCCCAGGAACTACTGCCTGTCCCGCTGCAGGACACCAACCCGTGGCACCTGAACCGCCGCATCGACGGCGTTATCGAAGCGGCAGCCGTCGTAAAGGACGAGGTCAACGCATGA
- a CDS encoding tripartite tricarboxylate transporter TctB family protein: MSPVKETPAESAGELLDDLTPEQLAAQWEEEKPPAAGPLANAATSLVVLGVGIGAVILSIAMGLGTPDKPQPGLWPFIISCVMVVLGLFQLIAGRHNRDAEAFTRMSTAPLTGLVTLAAMVALMPLIGFELPALVLCVIWMRFLGGETWRSTLVVSAAVVIAFYAIFVLALNTSIPHLF; this comes from the coding sequence GTGAGTCCAGTGAAGGAAACCCCCGCGGAGTCCGCCGGCGAACTTCTCGATGACCTGACGCCGGAGCAGCTCGCAGCCCAGTGGGAGGAGGAAAAGCCTCCCGCGGCCGGCCCCCTCGCCAATGCGGCCACGTCCCTGGTAGTTCTTGGCGTCGGGATCGGCGCCGTCATCCTCTCGATCGCCATGGGGCTGGGTACGCCTGACAAGCCCCAGCCCGGTCTGTGGCCGTTTATCATCAGCTGCGTCATGGTGGTTCTCGGGCTCTTCCAGCTAATCGCCGGCCGACACAACCGGGACGCGGAGGCGTTCACACGGATGTCCACGGCACCGCTGACCGGCCTGGTGACACTCGCTGCCATGGTCGCCCTGATGCCGCTCATCGGCTTCGAACTGCCGGCCCTGGTGTTGTGCGTCATCTGGATGCGCTTCCTTGGCGGCGAAACCTGGCGCTCCACGCTGGTAGTCAGTGCCGCCGTCGTGATCGCCTTCTACGCAATCTTCGTGCTTGCGCTCAACACGTCCATCCCCCATCTCTTCTAG
- a CDS encoding TetR/AcrR family transcriptional regulator — MSAAAAQGTTAGTAGSNTATGVTADPSKSARRRAGRPSSAVLDKAGITAAALDLISRKGYDGLTMAGLARQLDVAPSALYNHVASKSDVLVLVEDHLAALVDVSRFGTASWEDAVRAWAWSYRDVFAQHTPLIPVIAVLPVTDAPQTLAMYETVSKGFRDAGFPQERIISSIVALESFIFGSAYDVTAPADIFDPGSMAEATPHFTAAVRSLAARGDERPADVAFGLGLEALITGLGALRTWRG; from the coding sequence ATGTCGGCAGCCGCCGCCCAAGGAACCACCGCCGGAACAGCCGGCTCCAACACGGCAACAGGCGTTACAGCGGACCCGTCGAAGAGTGCCCGGCGGCGGGCCGGCCGGCCGTCGTCGGCAGTCCTGGACAAGGCGGGAATCACTGCTGCTGCGTTGGACCTCATCAGCAGGAAGGGCTATGACGGCCTCACGATGGCCGGACTGGCGCGCCAACTGGACGTCGCGCCGTCGGCCCTTTACAACCATGTGGCCTCCAAGAGTGACGTTCTCGTGCTGGTGGAGGACCATCTCGCGGCTCTGGTTGACGTCTCCCGCTTCGGCACGGCGTCCTGGGAGGATGCTGTCCGCGCCTGGGCCTGGAGCTACCGCGACGTGTTCGCCCAGCACACGCCCCTGATTCCGGTGATCGCAGTCCTTCCCGTGACCGACGCGCCCCAGACCCTGGCCATGTACGAGACGGTCAGCAAGGGCTTCCGGGATGCAGGATTCCCGCAGGAGCGCATCATTTCCTCCATCGTGGCGCTGGAGTCCTTCATCTTCGGCTCGGCCTATGACGTCACGGCACCGGCGGACATCTTCGATCCCGGCAGCATGGCCGAGGCAACCCCGCACTTCACCGCTGCGGTGCGGAGCCTGGCGGCCCGGGGAGACGAGCGCCCCGCGGACGTGGCCTTCGGCCTGGGGCTCGAAGCACTTATCACTGGGCTCGGAGCGCTGCGGACGTGGCGGGGCTGA